One part of the Phragmites australis chromosome 3, lpPhrAust1.1, whole genome shotgun sequence genome encodes these proteins:
- the LOC133913127 gene encoding uncharacterized protein LOC133913127 — protein MQRRRGHTWTGVGKTAQAAAAHVALFCFTLLLALRVDGRTTYSWWIIFIPLWLFHVIVARGRFSMPAPSLPHGRHWAPCHSIVAAPLLVAFELLLCIYLESIRVRNHPSVDLKIVFLPLLAFEAIILIDNFRMCRALMPGDEESMSDEAIWETLPHFWVAISMVFLIAATTFTLLKLSGDVGALGWWDLFINYGIAECFAFLVCTRWFNPMIHKPPTHGEASSSSAAIRYRDWESGLVLPSLEDHEQEKLCGLPDIGGHIMKVPLVAFQVLLCMRLEGTPPSARYIPIPALFSPLFILQGAGVLFSVARLVEKVVLLLRNGPVSPNYLTASSKVRDCFAFLHRGSRLLGWWSIDEGSKEEQARLFYTESTGYNTFCGYPPEVVKKMPKKDLAEEVWRLQAALGEQSEITKCTKQEYERLQNEKILCRICYEGEICMVLLPCRHRTLCKSCVEKCKKCPICRVPIEERMLVYDV, from the exons atgcagcggcggcgggggcacACGTGGACCGGGGTGGGGAAGACGGCGCAGGCGGCAGCGGCGCACGTCGCGCTCTTCTGCTTCACGCTCCTCCTCGCGCTCAGGGTCGACGGCCGCACCACCTACTCCTGGTG GATAATATTCATTCCGCTTTGGCTCTTTCATGTTATTGTTGCACGTGGAAGGTTTTCAATGCCAGCCCCTTCATTGCCTCATGGCCGTCAT TGGGCACCTTGCCATTCGATTGTTGCAGCTCCTTTGCTGGTTGCATTCGAGCTGCTTCTTTGCATATATCTTGAAAGCATAAGAG TTAGAAATCACCCATCTGTTGATCTGAAGATTGTCTTCCTTCCTCTGCTGGCCTTTGAGGCAATTATCCTTATCGACAATTTTAG AATGTGTAGAGCTTTAATGCCAGGAGATGAAGAAAGCATGAGCGATGAAGCTATTTGGGAGACACTTCCT CATTTTTGGGTTGCAATTTCAATGGTGTTTCTTATAGCAGCTACAACATTCACACTTCTCAAGCTATCTG GTGATGTTGGCGCTTTGGGATGGTGggatttatttataaattatgg GATTGCGGAGTGTTTTGCATTTCTTGTTTGTACAAGATGGTTTAATCCCATGATTCATAAGCCTCCCACTCATGGAGAGGCTAGCTCATCATCAGCGGCAATTAGATATCGTGATTGGGAAAGTGGCCTTGTCCTCCCATCACTAGAAGATCACGAACAAGAGAAGCTTTGTGGTCTCCCTGATATCGGAGGTCACATAATGAAAGTACCTCTGGTGGCTTTCCAAGTTTTGCTTTGTATGCGATTGGAG GGCACACCACCCAGCGCTCGTTACATTCCAATACCTGCTCTTTTCTCCCCACTATTTATTCTGCAAGGTGCTGGTGTCCTTTTCTCTGTAGCAAGATTGGTGGAGAAGGTTGTTCTGCTATTACGGAATGGACCAGTTAGTCCTAATTACCTTACAGCCTCATCGAAAGTCCGTGATTGCTTTGCTTTCCTTCATCGTGGTTCAAG GCTTCTTGGTTGGTGGTCTATCGATGAAGGCAGCAAGGAAGAGCAAGCCCGGTTGTTTTATACTGAATCTACTGGGTAC AACACATTTTGTGGCTATCCACCGGAGGTAGTTAAGAAAATGCCTAAAAAGGATCTCGCTGAAGAG GTTTGGAGGCTACAGGCAGCGTTGGGTGAGCAATCTGAAATTACCAAGTGTACCAAACAGGAATATGAGAGGCTTCAAAAT GAGAAGATTCTTTGTAGGATTTGCTACGAGGGAGAGATATGCATGGTCCTACTTCCCTGCCGTCATAGAACTTTATGCAA GTCTTGTGTTGAGAAGTGCAAGAAGTGTCCAATTTGCCGTGTGCCAATCGAAGAGCGCATGCTTGTATATGATGTTTAA